In a single window of the Eshraghiella crossota genome:
- a CDS encoding 6-phosphofructokinase, translated as MRIGMLTSGGDCQCLNATMEAIAKVLYKKDKDIEIYGILDGFTGLINGKYKKMEKADFDNILLSGGTILGTSRQPFKTITKPDENGRDKVEMMVKNYEKWKLDALIVLGGNGSHKTANLLSEKGLNVVTAPKTIDNDIWGTDVTFGFDSAVKVATETMDNIKTTASSHGRIFVVEVMGHKTGWVTLYSGIATGADIILIPEIPYDINKITSYIEKSDKKYLVIAAAEGIVEKEFSSLKNKERRQLLSEKNLKSQVEKLALDIRTATDKEVRITIPGHTQRGGSPTARDRIVSMQTGTATALNIINKNYGVMAAVINGKIVNVPLKEVAGKLKVVPADAEIILQAKEMGICFGD; from the coding sequence ATGCGTATAGGAATGCTTACGAGCGGAGGAGACTGTCAATGTCTTAATGCTACAATGGAAGCAATTGCAAAAGTTTTATATAAAAAAGATAAAGATATTGAAATATACGGAATTCTTGATGGCTTTACAGGACTTATTAACGGAAAATATAAGAAAATGGAAAAGGCAGATTTCGATAATATTCTTTTATCCGGGGGTACGATTCTCGGAACTTCAAGACAGCCTTTTAAGACCATAACCAAACCTGATGAAAACGGGCGTGATAAGGTTGAAATGATGGTTAAAAATTATGAAAAATGGAAGCTTGACGCGTTAATTGTGCTTGGAGGAAACGGAAGCCATAAGACTGCCAATCTTTTAAGCGAAAAAGGCCTTAATGTCGTGACCGCACCAAAAACAATTGACAATGATATATGGGGAACCGATGTTACATTTGGATTTGACAGTGCCGTTAAGGTTGCAACGGAAACTATGGATAATATAAAGACGACAGCTTCATCTCACGGCAGGATATTTGTTGTGGAAGTAATGGGGCATAAGACCGGCTGGGTAACCTTGTATTCAGGAATTGCAACAGGTGCTGACATAATACTTATCCCTGAAATTCCTTATGATATTAACAAAATAACATCATATATAGAAAAAAGCGATAAGAAATACCTTGTAATTGCTGCGGCAGAAGGAATAGTGGAAAAGGAATTTTCTTCCTTAAAAAACAAAGAAAGGCGACAGCTTCTCAGTGAGAAAAATTTAAAATCACAGGTTGAGAAACTTGCACTTGATATCCGGACGGCAACAGATAAGGAAGTGCGTATTACAATACCGGGACATACACAAAGAGGCGGTTCACCTACCGCGAGGGACAGAATTGTGTCAATGCAGACAGGAACGGCGACGGCTTTGAACATCATTAATAAAAACTATGGTGTAATGGCTGCGGTTATAAACGGAAAAATTGTTAATGTGCCATTAAAAGAAGTAGCAGGTAAGTTAAAAGTTGTACCGGCTGATGCAGAAATAATTCTCCAGGCCAAGGAGATGGGAATTTGTTTTGGAGATTAA